A genome region from Flavobacterium sp. CFS9 includes the following:
- a CDS encoding carbamoyltransferase has product MRNIILGINCVYHESSVCLIIDNKVVAAIEEERLSRIKHAKESKIDNPDELPILALNKCLEMGGISLEDVALIGFSFQPERRLKNIPSEDRFIPNNWGCEDGEKLFYDKLITIPQKLKEMGFKGQFSFIEHAIAHCASAYYPSPFKDAAILSIDGIGEFESTTLAHGNGKKIEVLQQIAYPNSIGFLWEKISKFLGFSEYDACKVMSVASFGNPLTFEEEFNKMTSINDETIFELDNEILCFRVEDYSKLEKLFNIKKRETLDELEEVHKDIAASLQKWTTDIIVKIIDKLFEETKSENLCIAGGVALNCVANTIAFENSKFKNIFIQPAANDAGTALGAALKLNIESEGNLEGLVLDNTFLGPSFTTEEIHNEMSKRDLVYAHVEDIEVKTAELIGEGNIIGWFQGAMEFGPRALGNRSLLADPRDFHMIKKLNSIVKHREDHRPFCPSVLSEETENWFDIKKNTPVSEYMLMAYPALTNKKELIPAVVHVDGTSRIQAVNQKTNPKYHGLISEFYKLTGIPMVLNTSFNDREPIVCTPEDAIKTFLKSNIDYLVMGNFIMSKKDNLEKV; this is encoded by the coding sequence ATGAGAAATATTATCTTAGGAATAAATTGTGTATACCACGAATCATCAGTGTGCTTAATAATTGATAACAAAGTAGTTGCAGCTATTGAAGAAGAAAGACTTTCAAGAATCAAACATGCAAAAGAATCAAAAATTGACAATCCCGATGAATTGCCGATTCTTGCTTTGAACAAATGTCTCGAGATGGGAGGGATAAGTTTAGAGGATGTTGCTTTAATAGGATTTTCATTTCAACCTGAAAGAAGATTAAAAAACATACCTTCAGAAGATCGTTTCATACCGAACAACTGGGGTTGTGAGGACGGTGAAAAGTTATTTTATGATAAATTAATAACAATTCCTCAAAAACTTAAGGAAATGGGTTTTAAAGGGCAGTTTAGCTTTATAGAGCACGCAATAGCACATTGTGCATCAGCATATTATCCGTCTCCGTTTAAGGATGCAGCCATACTTTCTATTGATGGAATCGGTGAATTTGAATCGACCACTCTTGCCCATGGAAATGGTAAAAAAATTGAAGTATTACAACAAATTGCCTACCCTAATTCAATTGGTTTTTTATGGGAGAAAATTTCTAAATTTTTAGGCTTTTCAGAATACGATGCGTGTAAAGTGATGAGCGTAGCGTCGTTCGGAAACCCTTTAACATTTGAAGAAGAATTCAATAAGATGACTTCCATCAATGACGAAACTATTTTTGAACTGGACAATGAGATACTGTGCTTCAGAGTGGAAGATTATTCGAAGTTAGAAAAGTTGTTCAACATTAAAAAAAGAGAAACACTGGATGAATTAGAAGAGGTTCACAAAGATATTGCAGCTTCTTTGCAAAAGTGGACCACAGATATTATTGTAAAAATTATCGACAAGCTTTTTGAAGAAACAAAATCTGAAAACCTTTGTATTGCAGGCGGTGTAGCTTTAAACTGTGTTGCCAACACCATAGCTTTTGAAAACAGTAAATTTAAAAATATTTTTATACAGCCAGCGGCGAATGATGCGGGAACAGCTTTGGGAGCGGCTTTAAAACTGAATATTGAATCAGAAGGGAACTTAGAAGGATTAGTTTTAGACAATACTTTTTTAGGCCCTTCATTTACAACTGAAGAAATTCACAACGAAATGTCCAAGAGAGACCTTGTGTATGCTCATGTGGAGGATATAGAAGTGAAAACGGCAGAACTCATTGGGGAAGGGAATATTATCGGATGGTTTCAGGGAGCAATGGAATTTGGACCCCGGGCTCTTGGAAACAGAAGTCTTTTAGCAGATCCGAGAGATTTCCATATGATTAAAAAACTCAATTCAATAGTCAAACACAGAGAAGATCACAGACCATTTTGCCCAAGTGTTTTATCAGAAGAAACAGAAAACTGGTTTGATATTAAAAAGAATACACCTGTATCGGAGTATATGCTTATGGCTTATCCGGCTTTAACCAATAAAAAAGAACTCATTCCGGCAGTAGTACATGTTGACGGAACTTCGAGAATACAGGCGGTAAATCAGAAAACCAATCCCAAATACCACGGGTTAATATCCGAATTCTATAAATTAACCGGAATCCCGATGGTTTTAAACACTTCTTTTAATGACAGAGAACCAATAGTTTGCACTCCTGAGGATGCTATAAAAACTTTTTTGAAATCCAATATTGATTATCTGGTTATGGGTAACTTTATAATGAGTAAAAAGGATAATCTGGAGAAAGTCTAA